In the genome of Thermodesulfobacteriota bacterium, one region contains:
- a CDS encoding citrate/2-methylcitrate synthase, protein MSRSVKEVEALILEAGRKARRETSAEPEPELVRPAEWPIQCTVGPGLEGAIACESKVGYVNGAKGWLIYRGYDVFELCAHSNFEEVSYLLLHGRLPSASEYAAFRKTLAEYRHLHSTLRAVLGFPVERMSTMAALRLGVMMMRQELTHMDEKEWHPRAMSVIGADEDSIPMETVPRGDKHAIYEFKRRRRLGPGPSGNGDEGSGLGACYHLIAGLSTVAAAVARVHRGRLPIEPDPDLGHAANFLYMMTGRRPSPVEEKVMDVALILHADHGMNASTFAAMVVASTLSDFYFSVGSGIAALNGPLHGGANEQVIHTLEEVREAGDVGVWLDKAAAAKRKIPGFGHRVYKAYDPRARVLGPLAEFLAQGEGETTDLFAVARQLETHVVERLGQSKQIFPNVDFYSGLVYRALGIQTEMFTPIFAVSRVAGWTARVLEYLENNRIFRPRARYVGEFGKEYVPLEDRG, encoded by the coding sequence GTGTCCCGAAGCGTGAAGGAAGTGGAGGCCCTGATCCTGGAAGCGGGCCGGAAGGCCCGCCGCGAGACCAGCGCCGAGCCGGAGCCCGAGCTCGTGAGGCCCGCCGAGTGGCCCATCCAGTGCACGGTGGGACCCGGCCTGGAGGGCGCCATCGCCTGCGAGAGCAAGGTGGGGTACGTCAACGGCGCCAAGGGCTGGCTGATCTACCGGGGCTACGACGTCTTCGAGCTGTGCGCCCACTCGAACTTCGAGGAGGTGAGCTACCTCCTGCTCCACGGCAGGCTCCCCAGTGCCTCGGAGTACGCAGCATTTCGAAAGACCCTGGCCGAGTACCGCCACCTTCATTCCACCCTGCGGGCGGTGCTGGGGTTCCCGGTGGAGCGCATGAGCACCATGGCGGCACTGCGCCTGGGCGTGATGATGATGCGCCAGGAGCTGACCCACATGGACGAGAAGGAGTGGCACCCCCGGGCCATGAGCGTGATCGGCGCCGACGAGGACTCGATCCCCATGGAGACCGTGCCGCGGGGGGACAAGCACGCCATTTACGAGTTCAAACGGCGCCGGCGGTTGGGTCCCGGGCCCTCGGGGAACGGGGACGAGGGATCCGGACTGGGCGCGTGCTACCACCTCATCGCCGGGCTTTCCACCGTCGCTGCCGCCGTCGCCCGGGTCCACCGGGGACGGCTCCCCATCGAGCCGGACCCGGACCTCGGCCACGCCGCCAACTTCCTCTACATGATGACCGGCCGACGGCCGAGCCCCGTGGAGGAGAAGGTGATGGACGTGGCCCTCATCCTCCACGCAGACCACGGCATGAACGCGAGCACGTTTGCGGCCATGGTGGTGGCCTCGACCCTGTCGGACTTCTACTTCTCCGTGGGCTCGGGCATCGCAGCCCTCAACGGGCCCCTCCACGGGGGGGCGAACGAACAGGTGATCCACACCCTGGAGGAGGTGCGGGAGGCGGGCGACGTGGGGGTGTGGCTCGACAAGGCGGCGGCCGCCAAGCGAAAGATCCCCGGGTTCGGCCACCGGGTCTACAAGGCCTACGACCCTCGTGCCCGGGTGCTCGGACCCCTCGCGGAGTTCCTGGCCCAGGGCGAGGGGGAAACGACGGACCTGTTCGCAGTGGCCCGCCAGCTCGAGACCCACGTGGTCGAGCGTCTGGGGCAGAGCAAGCAGATCTTTCCCAACGTGGATTTCTACTCGGGCCTGGTCTACCGAGCCCTGGGCATCCAGACCGAGATGTTCACCCCCATCTTTGCGGTGAGCCGGGTCGCCGGCTGGACGGCCCGCGTCCTGGAGTACCTGGAGAACAACCGGATCTTCCGGCCGCGCGCCCGGTACGTGGGGGAGTTTGGGAAGGAGTACGTGCCGCTGGAGGACCGGGGATAG